A DNA window from Aureibaculum sp. 2308TA14-22 contains the following coding sequences:
- the rodA gene encoding rod shape-determining protein RodA, translating into MRQRQNNIFAGIDWVLVLFFMVLVFLGWINIYAASVTDTSQGVFDAATLHGKQLRWIGLSGVLIIIIMAIDAKFYERFSGIFYIISILSLVGLFLFGDTINGATSWYNFGGASLQPSEFAKVATILALANFLNEPNRDLSNFNTQLRAFLILLLPALLIILQPDAGSALIYFTLFFVMYREGLPGFYLGLGFLLMILFLVTLYFGFITALIIIFSLITLLFAYLLNFKKFHLNQEWPKIIVLYLFVGLFMFSVDYVYNSIFDQRHRDRFDIVLGKEVDPRGIGYNTNQSMITISSGGLTGKGFLEGDRTQGNFVPEQHTDYIFSTVGEEWGFIGTSAVIILFIAFILRIIRVAERQKLKFSRVFGYSVATVFFFHFMINVGMVIGVVPTIGIPLPFFSYGGSSLWGFTILLFIFIRLDADRTYEW; encoded by the coding sequence TTGAGGCAGAGACAGAATAACATATTCGCAGGGATAGATTGGGTACTAGTATTGTTTTTTATGGTACTGGTATTTTTGGGGTGGATAAATATTTATGCAGCTTCGGTAACAGATACTAGCCAAGGTGTTTTTGACGCTGCTACGTTGCACGGCAAACAACTACGGTGGATTGGTCTTAGCGGTGTATTGATTATTATAATAATGGCAATTGATGCCAAATTTTACGAACGCTTTTCAGGTATTTTTTATATTATATCTATACTTAGTTTAGTTGGTTTGTTTTTATTTGGTGATACGATTAACGGTGCTACATCTTGGTATAACTTTGGGGGGGCAAGTTTACAACCTTCTGAATTTGCTAAAGTAGCAACCATACTGGCATTAGCTAACTTTTTAAATGAACCCAACAGAGATCTTAGTAATTTCAATACTCAATTAAGAGCATTTTTAATTTTATTGTTACCAGCACTATTAATTATATTGCAACCTGATGCGGGTTCAGCACTTATTTATTTTACTTTGTTTTTTGTAATGTATAGAGAAGGATTGCCTGGGTTTTATTTAGGTTTGGGTTTTTTGCTGATGATATTATTTTTGGTAACCTTATATTTTGGATTTATTACGGCGTTAATTATTATTTTTTCACTGATTACCTTGTTATTTGCTTATCTATTAAATTTTAAAAAGTTCCATTTAAATCAAGAGTGGCCTAAAATTATAGTACTGTATCTTTTTGTAGGCCTGTTTATGTTTAGTGTAGATTATGTTTACAATAGTATTTTTGACCAAAGGCATAGAGATAGATTTGATATTGTTTTAGGTAAAGAAGTTGATCCAAGGGGAATTGGTTACAACACTAATCAGTCAATGATTACAATTAGTTCGGGAGGTTTAACAGGTAAAGGTTTTTTGGAAGGGGATAGAACACAAGGTAATTTTGTGCCCGAGCAACATACAGATTATATTTTCAGTACAGTTGGAGAAGAATGGGGGTTTATTGGTACTAGTGCGGTAATAATTCTATTTATAGCATTTATATTGCGGATAATACGTGTGGCTGAACGGCAAAAGCTAAAATTCAGTAGGGTTTTTGGCTATTCGGTTGCAACTGTATTCTTTTTTCACTTTATGATTAATGTGGGTATGGTTATAGGAGTAGTGCCAACTATAGGTATTCCTTTGCCTTTTTTTAGCTATGGAGGTTCTTCTTTGTGGGGATTTACTATTTTGCTTTTTATCTTTATCAGGCTTGATGCGGATAGAACTTATGAGTGGTAA
- the proS gene encoding proline--tRNA ligase, whose amino-acid sequence MSKNLTKRSEDYSKWYNELVIKADLAEMSGVRGCMVIKPYGYAIWEKMQAELDRMFKETGHENAYFPIFIPKSYFSKEASHVDGFAKECAVVTHYRLKNAEDGSGIVVDEDAKLEEELIVRPTSETIIWDTYRKWVQSYRDLPILVNQWANVVRWEMRTRLFLRTAEFLWQEGHTAHATKQEALDEAEQMQNVYADFAENFMAMPVIKGTKTESERFAGALETYTIEALMQDSKALQAGTSHFLGQNFAKAFDVKFTSKEGKLEHVWATSWGVSTRLMGALVMTHSDDNGLVLPPNLAPIQVVIVPIYRGEEQLELISEKAKEIMAELKSKGISVKFDDRDTHKPGWKFAEYELKGIPLRIAMGPRDMENGTVELARRDTLTKETVSQENLATTIEKLLIQIQEELFEKAKNYRNEHITKVDNFEDFKSVLNNKGGFVYAHWDGTSETENRIKELTKATIRCIPNDAEDEDGVCVFTGKPSAQRVFFAKAY is encoded by the coding sequence ATGAGTAAAAACTTAACGAAACGTAGCGAAGATTATTCTAAATGGTACAACGAATTGGTCATAAAAGCTGATTTAGCTGAAATGTCCGGAGTTAGAGGTTGCATGGTAATAAAACCATACGGTTATGCTATTTGGGAAAAAATGCAAGCCGAATTAGATAGAATGTTTAAAGAAACTGGTCATGAGAATGCTTATTTCCCAATTTTTATACCAAAATCTTACTTTAGTAAAGAAGCCAGCCACGTAGATGGATTTGCCAAAGAGTGTGCCGTTGTTACGCATTATAGATTAAAAAATGCAGAAGACGGAAGTGGTATTGTTGTAGATGAAGATGCTAAATTGGAAGAAGAACTGATTGTTAGACCCACATCTGAGACCATTATCTGGGATACCTATAGAAAGTGGGTTCAATCGTACAGAGATTTACCCATTTTAGTCAACCAATGGGCGAATGTGGTACGATGGGAAATGCGTACACGTTTGTTTTTACGTACTGCTGAATTTTTATGGCAAGAAGGGCACACAGCACACGCTACAAAACAAGAAGCACTTGATGAGGCCGAACAAATGCAAAATGTATATGCTGATTTTGCCGAAAACTTTATGGCAATGCCGGTTATTAAAGGTACTAAAACAGAAAGCGAACGTTTTGCTGGAGCTTTGGAAACCTATACAATTGAGGCTTTGATGCAAGATAGTAAAGCGTTACAAGCTGGCACATCACATTTCTTAGGTCAAAATTTTGCAAAAGCATTTGATGTTAAATTTACTTCAAAAGAGGGTAAACTGGAGCATGTTTGGGCAACTTCTTGGGGTGTTTCCACAAGATTAATGGGTGCTTTAGTTATGACGCATTCTGATGATAACGGATTGGTTTTACCTCCAAATTTAGCCCCAATACAAGTTGTTATTGTGCCGATTTATCGTGGAGAAGAACAACTTGAATTAATTTCAGAAAAAGCTAAAGAAATTATGGCTGAACTGAAATCTAAAGGTATTTCTGTAAAATTTGATGACAGAGACACGCATAAACCGGGTTGGAAGTTTGCAGAATATGAATTGAAAGGCATACCTCTTAGAATCGCCATGGGTCCAAGAGATATGGAAAATGGTACTGTTGAGCTGGCCAGAAGAGATACATTAACCAAAGAAACTGTGAGCCAAGAAAATTTAGCTACCACTATTGAAAAGTTATTGATTCAAATTCAAGAAGAACTGTTTGAAAAAGCCAAAAATTACAGAAACGAACATATTACCAAAGTTGATAATTTTGAGGATTTTAAAAGCGTTTTAAATAATAAGGGCGGGTTTGTATATGCCCATTGGGACGGAACTTCCGAAACCGAAAATAGGATTAAAGAGTTGACCAAAGCTACCATACGCTGTATTCCTAACGATGCAGAAGACGAAGACGGCGTTTGTGTTTTTACGGGAAAACCTTCAGCTCAACGGGTATTTTTTGCAAAAGCCTATTAA
- the mrdA gene encoding penicillin-binding protein 2 codes for MEKKYIAYFSILLVGLLFIIRLFYIQVLDSKYKPSPLDNAAVAVKYDYPERGFIYDRNGVLIVANQPSYDVMIVPRDVKPLDTLEFCNLLKIDKESFLEKYNKAYTYSPRIPSVFVAQLSKSDYAYLQEKMYKYKGFYIQKRSLRQYPINSAANVLGYIGEVSNSLLKKNSYYQQGELIGVNGVEKQYEEALRGVKGVKFIQRDRFNKQIGPYKGGIYDTLAVVGKDVNITLDIKLQKYAEDLMVNKRGGIVAIEPSSGEILALVSSPTYDPNLLVGRERSKNYTKLDNDGHEKPMFDRALLAQYPPGSPFKIINALIGLQEEVITTDTHFYCYGGFKYGRSSKAFLGCHCGVYGSPIKLDMGIYRSCNAYFANTYKRIIEKFPTSVEGMKAWSNHVKSFGLGDFLNNDLSTGVRGVVPDDKYYNRMYPTFTWGASTTISNAIGQGEILTTPIQLANMTATVANKGFYYTPHIIKKIDNKPIQIDRFTVPKKTSIDPEHFDPIIEGMFNTVEKGTARWSKVKGIEICGKTGTAENYSVVNGKRVKFQDHSIFVAFAPKDNPKIAIAVFVENGHFGSIWAGPIANLMIEKYLNGEISRPWEEKRMFEGSIQDEYDKQLLIEELGKELEAETE; via the coding sequence GTGGAGAAAAAATATATTGCATATTTTTCTATATTATTGGTAGGCTTATTATTTATTATCAGACTGTTCTATATTCAGGTATTAGATTCTAAATATAAACCTTCACCACTGGATAATGCTGCAGTAGCAGTAAAATACGATTATCCAGAAAGGGGTTTCATTTATGACCGAAACGGTGTTTTAATAGTGGCTAATCAGCCATCTTACGATGTTATGATTGTGCCTCGTGATGTAAAACCACTGGACACCTTGGAGTTTTGCAACCTTCTAAAAATAGATAAAGAATCTTTTTTAGAAAAATATAATAAGGCTTATACATATTCCCCAAGAATTCCCTCAGTGTTTGTGGCTCAACTTTCAAAAAGTGATTATGCTTATTTACAAGAAAAAATGTACAAGTACAAGGGGTTTTATATTCAGAAGAGATCTTTAAGGCAGTACCCCATAAATTCTGCTGCAAATGTACTGGGTTATATTGGCGAGGTAAGTAATAGTTTGTTGAAAAAAAACAGTTATTATCAGCAAGGAGAATTAATAGGTGTTAATGGCGTTGAAAAGCAATATGAAGAAGCTTTGAGGGGGGTAAAGGGTGTAAAATTTATTCAAAGAGATCGTTTTAATAAACAAATTGGGCCGTACAAAGGAGGAATATATGATACGTTGGCAGTAGTGGGCAAAGATGTTAACATTACTTTAGATATTAAGTTGCAAAAATATGCTGAAGACTTAATGGTAAATAAAAGAGGGGGTATAGTCGCTATCGAACCCTCAAGTGGAGAAATTTTGGCTCTAGTTTCTAGTCCAACATATGATCCGAATCTATTGGTAGGTAGAGAACGCTCTAAAAATTATACTAAACTAGATAATGATGGTCATGAAAAACCAATGTTTGATAGGGCGTTGTTAGCTCAATATCCACCGGGCTCACCATTCAAGATAATTAATGCTTTAATTGGTTTACAAGAAGAAGTGATAACTACTGATACTCATTTTTACTGTTACGGCGGTTTTAAATATGGTAGAAGTTCAAAAGCTTTTTTAGGGTGTCACTGTGGCGTATATGGCTCGCCGATTAAATTAGATATGGGCATATATAGATCTTGTAATGCGTACTTTGCCAATACTTATAAAAGAATTATCGAAAAATTCCCTACTTCCGTGGAAGGTATGAAAGCGTGGAGTAATCATGTAAAAAGTTTTGGATTGGGCGATTTTTTGAATAATGATCTTTCTACTGGAGTAAGAGGTGTTGTGCCAGATGATAAGTATTACAATAGAATGTATCCTACTTTTACTTGGGGAGCTTCTACCACGATTTCCAATGCCATTGGTCAAGGTGAAATTTTAACGACACCTATACAATTGGCAAATATGACCGCTACGGTTGCAAACAAAGGATTTTATTATACGCCTCATATCATTAAAAAAATTGATAATAAACCTATCCAAATAGATAGATTCACTGTACCGAAAAAAACATCTATTGATCCTGAACATTTTGACCCCATTATTGAAGGAATGTTTAATACAGTTGAAAAGGGTACTGCCAGATGGTCAAAAGTAAAAGGAATAGAGATTTGTGGAAAAACGGGTACTGCTGAGAATTACTCAGTTGTAAATGGAAAAAGAGTTAAATTTCAAGATCATTCTATTTTTGTGGCTTTTGCTCCAAAGGATAATCCTAAAATTGCCATTGCAGTTTTTGTTGAAAATGGTCATTTTGGATCTATTTGGGCAGGCCCGATTGCCAATTTGATGATAGAAAAATATCTTAATGGCGAAATATCAAGACCTTGGGAAGAAAAAAGAATGTTTGAAGGGAGTATTCAAGATGAATATGATAAACAATTATTAATAGAAGAATTAGGCAAAGAACTTGAGGCAGAGACAGAATAA
- a CDS encoding SusC/RagA family TonB-linked outer membrane protein, whose product MKKNSNLFSTILMLFFVQFLVAQSVTITGTVTDDFGETIPGVTVQIKNTNKGAVTDFSGNYTLQANVNSGSNTLVFRSIGFSTKEIAFNYDAQLEIVVDATLSADILGLDEVVITGVGALTAKKQIGNVISSVSGLEIAESAALDVTGALSGKLAGIQVSQNSGDPAGGISVRLRSASTVNGSSDPLYIIDGVIVNNNSTNVLNVTSVVQNRLSDINPQDIDRIEVIKGAAAAAIYGSRASNGVVQIFTKKGKTGEPVITLSTSVNFNSLRKKREFNEEPFDWTSSDITDLTKEAVTRYDYQDMVFQNSVGTDNYVSIAGGMEKTNYFASFSYLQNDGIMKGTDFERVGGRIRINQDINDWASASIGTYFSTSNSDDLPNGGYGFGVLQTILFTNNKIDPSQDADGNYPNMTFYPNILEYIETFEFRQKNNRVISDLQLNLKPTEGLNINYTLGYDNAESLGTTYVPIGTNTRVLGSASTSTISTKQINSDLNASFMTDISDKFESTTTAGFSWQSDDTNVRAISASGLALGVKTTDGAATINTNEGRSKRTFWGGFVQQTFGYDNKLFVTGAVRLDGSSVFGADERNQFYPKASMSYLLSQEDFWENSLGSTFDSFKIRAAWGQAGNLTAIGPFDRFSNYGAVSIDGSSGLIAPSRLGNPDLKPERQTELEFGVDMSLFKNRLGIELTYYTQDIEDLLLARTLSPSTGAGSRIENIGTMKNKGFEALVTATPVQSGDFTWSVTGTFSTNENEVNNIEGEQFGIGNFGFSVAKNGQPLGVFYQGYYARNDDGSLLLTPAGLPQREKGTVDANGNNVPGRDASGQPSGANLSKVIGDPNPDFIASLINEVSYKNFSFRMQFDAVQGADILSWDTRMFYRFGGGPETGRELRGEIPRGTGAAKFGIAESYIEDGSYIKLRELSASYALNEPLKGIDKVKFTLTGRNLLSFDNFSSYDPEVNMDAQSNGSRGGIMGLTPLPRVIKLGLTATF is encoded by the coding sequence ATGAAAAAAAACTCAAATTTATTTTCAACTATCCTGATGTTATTTTTTGTGCAATTTTTGGTTGCACAATCCGTAACTATAACAGGTACGGTAACTGATGACTTTGGTGAGACAATTCCTGGAGTAACAGTTCAAATTAAAAATACCAACAAAGGAGCTGTTACAGATTTTTCTGGTAATTATACACTCCAAGCGAATGTAAACTCAGGGAGTAACACACTTGTTTTTAGATCTATTGGTTTCTCAACAAAAGAAATTGCTTTTAACTATGACGCTCAGCTGGAAATAGTCGTTGATGCAACACTAAGTGCAGATATTTTGGGGTTGGACGAAGTTGTTATAACTGGTGTTGGAGCATTAACCGCTAAGAAACAGATTGGTAACGTTATTTCAAGCGTTAGTGGGTTGGAGATAGCTGAATCAGCTGCTCTTGACGTAACAGGAGCACTTTCGGGAAAATTAGCAGGTATTCAGGTTTCTCAAAATTCAGGTGATCCTGCTGGTGGTATTAGTGTTCGTTTAAGAAGTGCAAGTACCGTTAACGGTAGTTCTGATCCTTTGTATATTATAGATGGTGTAATCGTAAATAACAATTCGACTAATGTATTGAATGTAACTAGTGTTGTTCAAAACAGATTATCTGACATTAATCCTCAAGACATTGATAGAATCGAAGTTATTAAAGGAGCCGCCGCCGCCGCTATTTATGGTTCAAGAGCCAGTAACGGTGTTGTACAAATATTTACCAAAAAAGGAAAGACAGGTGAACCTGTAATTACATTATCTACAAGTGTAAATTTCAATTCGTTACGAAAGAAACGAGAGTTTAACGAAGAACCTTTTGATTGGACTTCAAGCGACATTACTGATTTGACCAAAGAAGCCGTAACTCGATATGATTATCAAGATATGGTTTTTCAAAACTCAGTTGGTACTGATAATTACGTTTCTATTGCTGGAGGTATGGAAAAAACGAATTACTTCGCATCGTTTTCGTATTTGCAAAATGATGGTATTATGAAAGGTACAGATTTTGAAAGAGTGGGTGGAAGAATCAGAATAAATCAAGATATTAATGACTGGGCTTCGGCTTCTATAGGAACTTATTTTTCTACCAGTAATAGTGATGATTTGCCAAATGGAGGGTATGGTTTTGGAGTATTGCAAACCATTTTATTTACCAACAATAAAATAGACCCTTCTCAAGATGCAGATGGTAATTATCCCAATATGACTTTCTATCCTAATATTTTAGAGTATATCGAAACTTTCGAATTTCGACAAAAGAATAATAGGGTAATCAGTGATTTGCAACTTAATCTAAAACCAACAGAAGGTTTAAACATAAATTATACGTTAGGTTATGATAATGCAGAATCTCTAGGTACAACTTATGTTCCTATAGGAACTAACACTAGAGTACTTGGTAGTGCTAGCACATCAACCATAAGCACAAAACAGATAAACAGTGATTTAAATGCTTCGTTTATGACAGATATTAGCGATAAATTTGAATCAACAACTACTGCTGGATTCTCATGGCAATCTGATGATACAAATGTAAGAGCTATTTCTGCATCGGGATTAGCACTGGGTGTAAAAACTACAGATGGTGCAGCAACCATTAATACCAATGAAGGTAGAAGTAAAAGAACGTTTTGGGGTGGTTTTGTACAACAAACATTTGGGTACGACAATAAACTATTTGTAACGGGTGCCGTTAGATTGGATGGGTCTTCGGTATTCGGAGCCGATGAAAGGAATCAATTCTACCCAAAAGCCAGTATGTCATACTTACTTTCGCAAGAAGACTTTTGGGAAAATAGCTTAGGAAGCACATTTGATAGCTTTAAGATAAGAGCCGCTTGGGGACAGGCAGGAAACTTAACTGCAATAGGTCCTTTTGACCGATTTTCAAATTATGGAGCTGTTAGTATTGATGGCAGTTCTGGTTTAATTGCCCCAAGTCGTCTAGGCAACCCTGATTTGAAACCTGAAAGACAAACGGAATTGGAATTTGGGGTTGATATGAGCTTATTTAAAAACAGATTAGGTATTGAACTAACTTATTATACCCAAGATATAGAAGACCTTTTATTAGCGAGGACATTGTCTCCTTCAACAGGAGCAGGCTCTAGAATTGAAAATATTGGGACAATGAAAAATAAAGGTTTTGAAGCGTTGGTTACTGCAACGCCAGTTCAATCTGGAGATTTTACTTGGTCCGTTACGGGTACTTTCTCAACAAATGAAAATGAAGTAAACAATATAGAAGGTGAACAATTTGGAATCGGAAATTTCGGATTCTCAGTTGCTAAAAACGGTCAGCCATTAGGTGTATTCTATCAAGGGTATTATGCCAGAAATGATGATGGCAGTTTATTGTTGACACCCGCTGGTTTGCCGCAACGAGAAAAAGGAACTGTTGATGCTAATGGAAACAATGTACCGGGTAGAGACGCTTCGGGTCAACCTAGTGGAGCAAATTTAAGTAAGGTAATCGGTGATCCGAACCCTGATTTTATTGCTTCGCTAATTAATGAGGTTAGTTATAAAAACTTTTCTTTTAGAATGCAGTTTGATGCAGTTCAAGGAGCTGATATTTTAAGTTGGGATACCAGAATGTTCTATCGCTTTGGAGGTGGTCCTGAAACAGGAAGAGAACTTAGAGGGGAAATCCCGAGAGGTACAGGAGCTGCCAAGTTTGGGATCGCTGAATCGTATATAGAGGATGGCTCTTACATAAAACTACGCGAACTTTCTGCTTCCTATGCTTTAAACGAGCCTTTAAAAGGAATCGATAAAGTAAAATTTACATTAACCGGACGTAACTTGTTATCATTTGATAATTTTTCAAGTTATGACCCCGAGGTAAATATGGATGCCCAAAGCAACGGATCAAGAGGTGGTATTATGGGGCTTACACCACTGCCAAGAGTGATTAAGTTAGGTTTAACAGCAACATTTTAA
- a CDS encoding OmpP1/FadL family transporter, with protein MKKILFLIGGLLSSLVINAQVISNFDGAVLFSDEDINGTARYNAMGGAFGSLGGDMSAVDVNPAGLAVFNNSQGAITLGLRNTDILSSYYGTSTTNSDSYLNMTQAGGVLVFNTPRNSNWTKFALGFNYALAKDFENGYEVNGAGAISEYNGDPYLNNDNDNTNDIFYDNVDGHFFGNYTTGENSKFTISFAAEYNNTFSLGLSLVSHKLDHFQKGLFEESNNDGNGNLLDASYLQELYTYGQGVGLNIGFIAKPVQELRLGLAFQTPTWYNLTEEYRDDLEIQVSNDSRLYTEFSDVNIFEYDLVTPAKATASIAYLFGKEGLVSLDYTLKNYSKAKLKPNNDFVDVNESISSDLQNTSEIRLGAEWRIGKILSLRGGYFYKQSPYADAIDTDHVKGFSLGTGFRFRSNIKLDLAYQKSTNTGVYGFTEFSDPAELDIDNGKVTATLVIGL; from the coding sequence ATGAAAAAAATTCTATTTTTAATAGGAGGATTGTTATCCTCCTTGGTAATCAACGCCCAAGTTATAAGCAATTTTGATGGAGCAGTATTGTTTTCTGACGAAGATATTAATGGTACAGCTCGTTATAATGCCATGGGCGGAGCCTTTGGAAGTTTAGGAGGTGATATGTCAGCAGTAGATGTTAACCCTGCAGGTTTGGCTGTTTTTAATAACTCGCAAGGGGCTATTACTTTAGGCCTAAGAAATACGGATATATTAAGTAGCTATTATGGTACTTCAACCACTAATTCTGATAGTTATTTGAATATGACTCAGGCGGGTGGAGTATTGGTTTTTAATACGCCAAGAAATTCTAATTGGACAAAATTTGCCCTTGGTTTTAACTATGCCCTAGCAAAAGATTTTGAAAACGGTTATGAAGTTAACGGTGCTGGAGCTATTTCTGAATATAATGGAGATCCTTATCTGAACAATGATAATGATAATACCAATGATATTTTTTACGATAACGTTGATGGTCATTTTTTTGGAAATTACACTACTGGGGAAAATTCAAAATTCACTATTTCTTTTGCTGCAGAATACAATAACACATTTAGTTTAGGATTGTCTTTGGTGAGTCATAAATTGGATCATTTTCAAAAAGGATTGTTTGAAGAATCAAATAATGATGGAAATGGAAATTTGTTGGATGCATCCTATTTGCAAGAACTATATACTTATGGTCAAGGTGTTGGCTTAAATATTGGTTTTATTGCAAAACCAGTACAGGAATTACGTTTAGGCTTGGCGTTTCAAACCCCAACTTGGTACAATTTAACAGAAGAATATCGTGATGATTTAGAAATACAAGTGAGTAATGATTCTCGACTTTACACCGAGTTCTCCGATGTAAATATTTTTGAATATGATTTGGTTACTCCAGCAAAGGCAACGGCAAGTATTGCATATCTTTTTGGAAAAGAAGGGTTGGTAAGTTTAGATTATACTTTAAAAAATTATTCAAAAGCAAAGCTAAAACCAAACAATGATTTTGTAGATGTAAACGAATCTATTTCTAGTGATTTGCAAAACACCTCAGAAATTAGGTTAGGTGCTGAATGGCGTATAGGAAAAATACTAAGCTTAAGAGGTGGTTATTTTTACAAACAAAGCCCTTATGCTGATGCTATTGATACTGACCATGTCAAAGGCTTTTCTTTAGGCACAGGATTTAGATTTAGAAGTAATATTAAATTAGATTTAGCCTATCAAAAATCTACCAACACTGGTGTTTATGGGTTTACAGAATTTTCTGACCCTGCTGAATTAGACATTGATAACGGTAAGGTTACTGCAACTTTAGTCATAGGACTATAA
- the rpsT gene encoding 30S ribosomal protein S20, which yields MANHKSALKRIRNSETKRLRNKFQHKTTRNAIKALRETEKKADAKKQLSSVISMIDKLAKKNIIHNNKAANLKSKLTKHVAAL from the coding sequence ATGGCAAATCATAAGTCGGCATTAAAAAGAATTAGAAACAGTGAGACTAAACGCTTAAGAAATAAGTTTCAGCACAAAACCACTAGAAATGCTATTAAAGCTTTACGTGAAACCGAAAAGAAAGCTGATGCTAAAAAGCAGTTGAGTTCTGTTATTTCTATGATTGATAAATTAGCAAAGAAGAATATTATTCACAACAATAAGGCTGCTAATTTAAAATCTAAGCTGACAAAGCATGTAGCTGCGTTATAA
- a CDS encoding RagB/SusD family nutrient uptake outer membrane protein, which yields MKNIKTYKFLVVLLITSCLFTGCETEFENPNNPTEEVVLGTKEGLFALSIGIRQYYSTSTLRQVIEAPGITTRELGVTNTFLNINELARGGAELPGESGGITNPWVSLLKSKGMAESLIEGANTVELSAGTKSGLIAYGNLFKAMCLGYMIQMYEQVPINNAADGAAPFSDRATVLAECISLLQEARDGIAASPMSDDFKSNVLWADLDLEKTINAFLSRYQLMAGNYTESIAAANAVLNASSSTNSMWVYDANNQNPIWNRTVNSADLNPQSNFGLQGAYIPEAGDGRTNFYLGAPAGNANADAGGQPLSEMLGFFASGTSPIPIYLPGEMMLNKAEAYARQNQLTDAVTQLNLVRQKNNDPLGVNANLPAWSGNATSQADILEEIYKNRSIEMFLMGMRLEDSRRFHPNFSVPSEANTTNERNRNFYPYPTIERENNPNTPPDPAI from the coding sequence ATGAAAAATATAAAAACATATAAATTTTTAGTTGTTTTGCTTATAACCAGTTGTTTGTTTACTGGGTGCGAAACGGAATTTGAAAACCCCAATAACCCAACTGAAGAAGTGGTATTGGGCACTAAAGAAGGTCTTTTTGCATTGAGTATAGGCATTAGGCAATATTACTCAACATCCACATTAAGGCAGGTAATTGAAGCTCCAGGTATAACGACTAGAGAGCTAGGGGTTACTAATACTTTTTTAAATATTAACGAATTGGCCAGGGGTGGTGCTGAATTGCCAGGAGAAAGCGGTGGTATTACCAACCCATGGGTGAGTTTGCTAAAGTCCAAAGGCATGGCCGAATCTTTAATTGAAGGTGCAAATACTGTTGAACTTTCAGCTGGAACTAAAAGTGGGCTTATCGCCTATGGGAATTTATTTAAAGCTATGTGTTTGGGGTATATGATTCAAATGTATGAACAAGTACCGATTAACAATGCAGCAGATGGAGCTGCTCCTTTTAGTGACAGAGCAACTGTTTTGGCTGAATGTATATCTTTGTTACAAGAAGCTCGTGACGGAATTGCTGCCTCGCCCATGTCAGATGATTTTAAATCCAATGTTCTTTGGGCCGATTTGGATTTGGAAAAAACAATAAACGCATTTTTATCAAGATATCAGTTAATGGCGGGTAACTATACAGAGTCCATTGCGGCTGCTAATGCAGTTTTAAATGCGAGTAGTTCTACAAACTCCATGTGGGTTTATGATGCTAATAATCAAAACCCTATTTGGAATAGAACAGTTAATTCTGCTGATTTAAATCCACAATCTAATTTTGGTTTACAAGGTGCTTACATCCCTGAAGCTGGTGATGGACGAACTAATTTTTATTTAGGAGCCCCAGCTGGAAATGCAAATGCAGATGCAGGTGGGCAGCCACTTAGTGAAATGCTCGGATTTTTTGCTTCAGGAACCTCGCCAATTCCAATTTATCTTCCTGGAGAAATGATGTTAAATAAAGCAGAGGCATATGCCAGACAAAATCAGCTTACGGATGCCGTTACGCAGTTGAATTTGGTAAGGCAAAAAAATAATGACCCGCTTGGTGTTAATGCAAACCTTCCAGCTTGGTCTGGTAACGCGACAAGTCAAGCCGATATTTTGGAAGAAATTTACAAAAATAGAAGTATTGAAATGTTTTTAATGGGTATGCGTTTGGAAGATAGTAGAAGGTTTCATCCAAATTTTTCGGTTCCATCGGAAGCTAATACAACTAATGAAAGGAATAGGAATTTTTATCCTTACCCAACTATAGAAAGAGAAAATAATCCAAATACGCCACCCGATCCGGCTATTTAG